A stretch of Terriglobia bacterium DNA encodes these proteins:
- a CDS encoding ABC transporter ATP-binding protein, whose protein sequence is MLRVENLTKIFRSGEQEVVVFNGLSLKVEQGELLALVGRSGSGKTTLLHLLAALDTPTRGEIYFGGKRLAELSFEEQADYRNRRIGFVWQMHHLLPEFSALENVMLPQLIAGNGFEKARGHARELLAEVGLENALGRRTGELSGGEQQRVALARALVNKPALLLADEPTGNLDHRTAEHVMDLLERLHRIHGLTSVLATHNMELAQRAARTLRLEDGQLTEVVVPRFN, encoded by the coding sequence ATGCTGCGCGTTGAAAACCTGACCAAGATTTTTCGCTCTGGCGAGCAGGAAGTGGTTGTATTTAATGGCCTCAGCTTGAAAGTGGAACAGGGAGAGCTGCTGGCGCTGGTTGGAAGGTCGGGCTCCGGCAAGACGACGCTGCTGCATCTACTCGCCGCGCTGGACACTCCGACGAGAGGTGAGATATACTTTGGAGGGAAGAGGTTAGCCGAGCTCAGCTTTGAGGAGCAGGCAGACTATAGGAATCGGCGAATTGGTTTTGTCTGGCAAATGCATCATTTGCTGCCAGAATTCAGCGCGCTGGAAAATGTAATGCTGCCCCAGCTCATCGCCGGAAATGGTTTCGAGAAGGCACGGGGTCACGCCAGGGAACTTCTGGCGGAGGTGGGTCTGGAAAATGCCCTGGGACGCCGAACCGGTGAGCTTTCAGGCGGAGAGCAGCAGCGAGTGGCGCTGGCAAGGGCGCTAGTCAACAAGCCAGCGTTGCTGCTGGCGGATGAGCCGACGGGAAACCTGGATCACCGGACCGCGGAGCATGTGATGGATCTGCTCGAACGGTTGCACCGGATCCATGGGTTGACTTCGGTGCTGGCCACGCACAATATGGAACTCGCGCAGCGCGCGGCTCGGACGTTGCGTCTGGAAGACGGCCAACTGACCGAGGTGGTAGTTCCACGGTTTAACTGA
- a CDS encoding ABC transporter permease — protein sequence MNTLLQDLKYGLRQLRRNPGFTAVAVLTLALGIGASTVIFSLFDAVFLRPLPVRQPGQLVRLVYHESKIGSHSDFPLAYFRALHDRAKSFDSVFGEVGGYHFAMSDPGPAEEVSLEAVIPGFFDALGVRALHGRVLTPSDAAEEPGSPPALLSYNFWRRRFAGEPNVVKGRTIIVNGEHFAVLGVMLPGFGGLSLDTAPDLWIPLRAFPTLFSEGTGVQTNIEMVWFELAARLKPGVKPETAQAECQAISTPVMKDYDEHVLKLPPKVVSKDIQDHIWLEPLGHGVSVVRSQFGDVFKLLMASVGLLFLIVCANIAGLLLARNAARQQEIAVRLAVGATRLRLARQMLTESSLITAMGAAGGLLMGWLAMPIAAGQLPTIHDLLGWPMPVSLDAHISAVVFLFSLVLAMAATLFFGLAPAMANSRTNLDTVLRGSRASARLRGRQALIVLQTALCVALLTAAGLFVRTFRNLARTDPGFEPNHVVTFTVNLTGQNVQPNLLKSLLARVGEMPGVVSAGAARVGVMRGHGIVMGLAPAGQQITGADYLNTNVNDVSPGYFSTMGMQFLAGRNFTPNDEPEEKHTEPAKVIVNQTLARQFFPNTDPIGKLIGSGRVGDPARAQSQIIGVVNDAKYRSLREPVRPEVYGLMTDLRYAQSFVLYARTRMPARSTIVPVQKTVTSIDPSLPVGSADTLSEEVHNSISGDRETAVLASLFGIAAALLVCLGIYGLLAYSVAQRQREIGIRMALGAEKSDVLKMVVGQGLKLALIGVVIGIAGALALMRFLSSLLYGVKPTDPPTFIAVSAILIAVALAACYIPARRAAKVDPMVALRYE from the coding sequence ATGAACACCCTGCTACAGGATTTGAAGTACGGCCTGCGCCAGCTCCGCCGCAACCCGGGATTCACGGCGGTTGCCGTGCTGACACTCGCGCTCGGCATTGGCGCAAGCACGGTGATATTCAGCCTGTTTGACGCGGTGTTTCTAAGGCCGCTGCCCGTGCGGCAACCTGGACAGTTGGTGAGGCTTGTGTATCACGAATCAAAAATCGGGAGCCACAGTGATTTTCCGCTGGCCTACTTCCGGGCCTTACATGATCGTGCGAAGAGCTTCGACTCTGTCTTTGGAGAGGTCGGCGGCTACCATTTCGCAATGAGCGATCCCGGACCGGCAGAAGAGGTTTCCCTGGAAGCCGTGATCCCCGGATTCTTCGACGCCCTAGGCGTGCGGGCCTTACATGGCCGCGTGCTGACGCCTTCCGATGCCGCCGAAGAGCCGGGGTCTCCTCCCGCCCTGCTGAGCTACAACTTCTGGAGGCGGCGCTTTGCGGGTGAGCCGAATGTCGTAAAAGGCCGGACGATCATCGTGAATGGCGAGCATTTCGCTGTTCTAGGCGTCATGCTGCCCGGGTTTGGCGGTCTAAGTCTCGATACCGCTCCTGACCTCTGGATTCCATTGCGCGCATTCCCCACTCTATTCTCGGAGGGCACCGGGGTTCAAACAAACATCGAGATGGTGTGGTTTGAATTGGCGGCGCGCTTAAAGCCCGGCGTCAAACCCGAGACCGCCCAGGCCGAGTGCCAGGCGATCTCGACCCCGGTAATGAAGGATTATGATGAACATGTCTTAAAGCTGCCTCCGAAAGTAGTTTCGAAGGATATTCAGGACCACATCTGGCTCGAACCGCTGGGGCATGGCGTTTCAGTTGTTCGCAGCCAGTTCGGTGACGTTTTCAAATTGCTGATGGCCTCTGTCGGGCTTCTCTTCCTGATCGTGTGTGCAAATATTGCCGGACTGCTGCTGGCCCGAAATGCCGCACGCCAGCAGGAAATAGCCGTTCGGCTGGCGGTGGGCGCAACGCGTCTGCGACTGGCGCGCCAGATGCTTACTGAAAGTTCGCTGATCACGGCAATGGGCGCTGCCGGGGGATTGCTGATGGGATGGTTGGCTATGCCTATTGCGGCTGGGCAACTGCCCACGATCCATGACCTTCTGGGTTGGCCCATGCCCGTATCGCTCGATGCTCACATTAGCGCCGTTGTCTTTCTCTTTTCGCTGGTTCTCGCCATGGCGGCGACTCTGTTTTTCGGCCTGGCTCCAGCGATGGCAAATTCCAGAACGAACCTCGACACCGTGCTTCGCGGGTCTCGCGCCAGTGCGCGGCTGCGCGGCCGGCAGGCCCTGATCGTCCTCCAAACTGCGCTATGCGTCGCCCTGCTCACGGCAGCGGGACTGTTTGTACGCACTTTTCGGAATCTGGCCCGAACTGACCCCGGTTTCGAACCAAACCATGTGGTGACCTTCACGGTGAATTTGACGGGCCAGAACGTGCAACCGAATCTGCTGAAGTCACTGCTAGCCCGCGTGGGAGAGATGCCCGGCGTCGTTTCTGCGGGCGCTGCCCGCGTGGGCGTGATGCGCGGGCACGGAATTGTCATGGGACTCGCCCCGGCGGGGCAGCAGATCACGGGCGCCGACTATCTGAACACCAACGTCAACGATGTCTCGCCAGGTTACTTCAGCACGATGGGAATGCAGTTCCTTGCCGGTCGAAACTTTACGCCAAATGACGAGCCGGAGGAAAAGCATACGGAACCGGCTAAGGTGATTGTGAACCAGACTCTCGCACGGCAGTTTTTCCCGAACACCGACCCCATTGGCAAACTAATCGGTTCGGGCAGAGTGGGTGACCCGGCCCGTGCGCAGAGCCAAATCATTGGCGTAGTGAATGACGCGAAGTATCGCTCGTTGCGAGAGCCGGTTCGTCCCGAGGTCTACGGCCTCATGACTGATCTCCGCTATGCTCAGTCTTTCGTGCTCTATGCCCGCACCCGAATGCCGGCCCGATCCACAATCGTGCCGGTTCAGAAAACAGTGACGTCGATCGATCCCTCGCTGCCTGTCGGGTCTGCCGATACGCTAAGCGAAGAGGTTCATAACAGCATTTCCGGTGATCGTGAAACGGCGGTGCTTGCTTCGCTGTTTGGCATCGCAGCCGCACTGCTGGTTTGCCTGGGAATCTACGGACTGCTGGCGTATTCCGTGGCGCAGCGGCAGCGAGAAATCGGCATCCGCATGGCGCTGGGGGCGGAGAAGAGCGACGTGTTAAAGATGGTTGTCGGGCAGGGGCTGAAGCTGGCGTTGATTGGTGTCGTCATCGGCATTGCCGGAGCGCTCGCGCTCATGCGATTTCTGTCAAGCCTGCTCTACGGCGTCAAACCCACCGATCCGCCCACGTTCATCGCTGTCTCGGCGATTCTGATTGCCGTGGCGCTGGCGGCCTGTTACATCCCTGCCCGTCGCGCCGCCAAAGTTGATCCCATGGTGGCCTTACGATATGAGTAG